The region AACACAACTAAAATTACTTGGTTACAAAACTAGTTCTCACAAACATAGCTCTCTCGAGAGACAAATGAGCCTATATATATGAAAGTCAGgattttagaaataattccaacacaagcatatatatatatattgataatattcaaaataattttttgatattaaattgaaatctgaaaaaaaaacaaattataccTCACAGAGACAAACAGAGGTCTCCAGTTCTTGCTCAAAGCCAGCGGGAGAGATAAACAGTGAGGGGGGGACGAGAGACTCAACGACTACAGCACGGGCGTGGTCGTGGTGTGCTTCAGTTGCATGAGTACCGGCGTGAGGGAGGCTTCAGCAGGGGTGTGGTTGTGGTGTGGTTCAACGGTATGGGGGTTAGAAAGCCGAGAGAATGTGAGAGAGCGAATGAGAGAAAGAGCAAGGGAGAGCGAATGAGAGAAAGACTGAATGCACTGAGAGATTAGGGATTAGGGATTAGGGATTTGAGACTGAATGCAATGAGAGAAAGACTGGTAGAGATTAgggatttgagagagagagaggcatgCTGGTAGAGAGGCACTGAGAGATTAgagataagttttttttttcatttgctgTTCTCTTTTGTCAATTTCAGGCGGCAAAAAGTGTTTCATTTACCGCCTAAATTTTTTTTCCCGTGTCTTTTTTTCTCCGTGTCTCCGTATCAATAGCACTTCtaaaattatgttatattttaatgtaatatttgagaaaaattgttgtagtggaaTGAATAGGTTAAGTTGGTTTATCAATGTTGAAAGATCAGATCTGGAAATGTCAAGACATGTGAGTCAACAACAATAtcaatttgaaataaattaagcTTCTTGAACACAACAAAGTCCAGATCGGAAGCAAAGGTTTGAATATTTAAGTGAGATAAGATAGAGTTTGAAATAATGATCACAATTGAGTTGTCACTTATCAACACAGCATTTGAAAGCCACCCTTtttttaatttaatcatatgcaaGACATTCGAAAACCTGCACATactaatattaatttaaaagctCAACTAAAAAATCTCCTAATtaaatcatgtatatatataaattaagaatTATATAACTCATCTTAAATTGTATGGTACCTAATAACAAAAGTCTTATAACAATAATCACTATATGAAAtctttttatttggaaaaaagaCCATGTTTTTTAATTCCTTTCTGTGATcaatttagtgaaatttttttcaAGTTGAACTGATTGTATGTAAGCAATAAATGTATAAATTTAGTTTCCAATTTTGAACAATTAAACCAAATTTTAATAACATATataattagtatatatatatattgagcgATTATACTCAATTTATTTTTTGATAACATCGATGCaatcattttatgttttttatacctcgataactttttttttaattttttttgtatgacGGTGTGCATTGTAATTATTTAAGACGCtctgcaaatttttaagaaattccaaataatttacattgccgaaaataagattcaaacagTTACTTTTACAcgtatatacaaaaaaataaacaCGAGTGTAACAAGATGTTTGAGCCTTGTTTTCGATACtataatttattcaaaatttcttgaaaatttatagaaaattctaaatagctacaatgtacaccgtcatataaaaaaaattagaattacatTTATCgagaggaaaaaaaaaataccgatattatcaaaaaaaaaaaaaattatatgtgtattattcatttatatatatatatatatacatatattagaaAACTCTCTTTTTTGACTCGTATTCATGTATCTGTacgttatttattaaattatttataataaaaaatagctTAGAATATCATATACAACAACCATATATACAAGTTATTATTAAAAATAGCAGTAAACGTCGGTTTACACAAGCTAtcttataaaataacaaaattgaACGTTGCACGTCCTTTTTTTATTTATCTTGACTTCAACAAATTTATATTGAGAATCTAATTTAATTAATAGGTTTTATAAAATTGCAATTTTTAGacttattatttaataacatTATTGGTAATAAATAATAGAGATCCACCAATGAAATTTTGCTATATATTTCTTAATTAGTGGACTCATCTCAATGAATTGTCCCATGGGTGAGTTGTAATTAATCTCTGCCTGCCATTATTGTACCTTTTTTTTTATTCCATCTCTAAAACAATATTTTGATAATATTTGCACTCaatttaattttaacataataaaaagataaattttCTTTTTCCAAGCAAATTCACTAAGCTTGTAATCAATATGCCAATTATTTTTAGTTCATTAGAGGTTGAATCAATCaactatgtataaatatatagagaATTTTTTGTATAGCGGCTTCACTTTAAACCCTATTGGTGGGGTTCTTCAGTGatttcgacccgtgaacagtttttagtgttttttttttatgaccgtgtatattgcacttatttagagcattttgcaaatttttagaaaattctaaatagtttacagtatcgaaaattaagttcaaacatgttttccacgcgcataaaaaaaattagtcacacatgcaacaacatgtttaaacttaattttcggtattgtaaattattcggaattttttgaaaatcgcgccgatgctctaaataactacaatatacacgatcataaaaaaaatcgcgtctGTCTCCCCAAAAAGTATGGAGGAGTTGGCTTCTTTGAGGGCAGGAAGTGGAATATTTCGTTGATGGCCAAGTATATCTGGGCTATTTCGAGCAAAAAGGATTGCTTATGGGTTAAATGGATAGACTCGATCTACCTTAAAGGCCAAAATTTCTGGTCTGTTCCCTTAATTAATGATACCAGCTGGTATTTTCAGAAGTTATTGAAGCTGAGATCTGTTATAGATTCTGCTGCTGTTAGCTCTTCGGGATCTAAAGGGAAATTCAAAGCAAAATCTCTTTATCTTTCTCTTATCACAGCTAGCGAGGTTCAATATGCATCTGCTATATGGCATCGCTTATGTGTCCCGAACACAGGTTTATTTCCTGGCAAGCAATCAATGAACACCTCCTTACTCGAGATAAACTGGGGAAATTTCTGGATCTGGCCACCTATCTGTGCCCGGTCTGTGATAATGCTTTTGAGTCCCACCAGCACCTCTTTTTTGACTGCACCTTCACTAAGAAAATTCAGCAAGAAGTCAGCTCCTGGTCTGGTTTTCAGAGTTGGCCTCAGACCATTGATGCCTGGAAGTCTTAGAGCTCTAGAGCCTGTTCAGACCTTGGGTATCAAGTGTGGAATGCTATTCTTTCAGCAGTTTTCTACTCTGTTTGGTGTAATAGGAACAAATGTGTTTTTGATCTGTGTTGTAACTCAGTGATGATAGTTAGTTCATCTATAAAATTAGCATCCAAAGCTAGAGTTAAGGGAATTAGTTGTTCCAAAACTAAGATTAGAGACAGAGATGTAATTAGCCGGATCAATTCCCTGTAATTTCTTTCCTTCTGGCAGTTTGTTGTAGCTGCTAGTTAGTTCTGAGTTTGTAATTGTTTTGTGTTTGTTGAATATAAATTTCTcctttcttcaaaaaaaaaaaaaaagttatccactaaaaaaaaataaaaaatcgcgtcgaaaatTGTTGAAAAATCAAGAACACTGAGAGTCTCAtcggtaggacttaaagtgaagccctaatTTACAAAAATTATCCTATATATATGAGATAATAATAACTCACATTGTCATTTTCATAAAACAAATGAAAACAAAATAATCTATACATGAATGGGTTTCTATATTTGTAGTggatttttttttgaacaaaaatagaatatgaatttttttatttgttgatATCCAAAAATCCCATATAAAACTTTAACTAATTAATCAAAAATAATCTCATATGAAAATTTTTAAGTAACCAAATCTCATACAAAACTAATTTATCAAAATCCCATATATATCAACAAGATATCTCATTCTTCCATACACAAATAAAGAATTCCTTCCtcaaaacaagaaaataaaataatctcTATGATCCAATCTATTATTTATTATGTCATGTTCTTGGTTTCATTGATTATAATAAGAACATATTATATATGCATTCATATACATCACAACTTGTCCTTATGGTCCTCCATACCTCTCCTATATATGATTCTTTGATTCATTATTTCATATCCCACTTCTCATCACTCTTttgtagttatatatatatatatatatatatacacatatgtaTATACTTTGTCCATATTGATTTGGTCAAAATCTTtggattcttcttcttcttcttcttcttagaaAAAGATGTTAAGATTGGAAGATTACACTATTCAAATGGAGGGTCATGAAATGAACAAGTTGTTTAAGGTATGCCTTATAATTATTGTATCTCTATCTTATTGCTATGTTATTGGTAAAATAGTCTCAAAGGGTACCAAAAGACTCGTATCTATAATCCCAATTCTCATCCTTTTTCTCTTACTTCCTCTAAATTTCACCTCAATCAACTGTGGGGGTATTTCTGGCTTTTTCATCTCATGGCTTGCAAATTTCAAGCTTTTGCTCTTTGCTTTCGGAAAAGGCCCTTTGGCTCTAGACCCACCAAAGACTTCTCTTGCTCATTTTATTGCCTATACTTGCTTCCCTATCGAGATacgaaattaccaaaatacccttgactcCAAAGGCGAAAATAAAGGCCACCCATCTCCTAAAACACCCAAACAAGGCCAGAAGTGGGTTATAATATATGCAATCAAAGGTTTGATTTTGGCCATTTTGGTCACTAGTGTGTTTGGTTACAAGAATTATATGCACCCAAAGGTGATTTTATTTCTTTACAGTCTATACATATACCTCATTCTTGACCTCATCTTAGCCACCACAACGGCTCTGGCTCGAGCCGTGAATGGAACAGAGCTCGAGCCACATTTCAACGAACCATACCTCTCCAGCTCACTACAAGATTTCTGGGGCAGGAGGTGGAACCTCATGGTAAGCCGTGTACTGCGTCCCACAATATACAAACCCACGTTGGGCTTCTGGGCCCGCATAATTGGGCCCAAATGGGCTTCTGTACCAGCTATTATGGCCACGTTTATGGTCTCTGGGCTCATGCACGAGCTCATATTCTTCTACTGGTGTCGTGTGTGGCCCACGTGGGAACCCATGTTGTTTTTCGTCCTACATGGCACTTGTTTGTCTGTGGAGATTGTTTTGAAGAAGGCAGTGGGGACCGCCACTAATGACACGTGGCGAGTGCCCAGGTGGATTTCTGGACCGTTGACCGTTGGGTTCGTTATGGAGAGTTGTTTTAGGCTTATGTTTCCACATGTTCTTCGTTGTAAGACCGATTTAAGATTGCTTGGAGAGTATGCTGCTATTGGTGATTTTTTTAAGAATATCTTTACTCACAAACTACCTTTGTTTAGccattaaagaaaaaaaaatgattgttttttttttaattttagaattttaTCTTTATCATCATGAATAGAACGAGAATGTATTGGATAAACGATACCGAATATTAACATATAAACCGATATCAAAGGCATGACATAAAACAAAAACATTAAAAACTAAACAAGAATTGAACAAAGATATTCATACTCAATATTGCACAATAAAATCATCTTATTTAAGACATCAAATATAATATGAATGAAAAAAGTTTTATATACACCTTTGTGATCAAGTCTGTGAACTGAGATAATTATACGTTGCTCATCACAATTCACCCACCTACACATTAAATATCAAAATGGTACTTGGGATGTAGATGAACACTACTATCTCATTTTTCCTCTAAAACATTTATTGTTCACACACACTTAATAAAATGGTGTAACCTTTCTTATAAACCATAATAGGCATATTTGGCCTAGATACCCAATGAGAGGATTAGTTGTCTTGGCTCAATGGACTGGTCTAAAGACATTAAGAGCGTGTCTATGGGCCCCGAGCGTGTCAGTACATTATGGCCCGATGGTAATAGTATGCAATACCGATTATATAGTTATCTTTACATACTAATCACGACACTACGTGAGCAACGTTTAATTATGTTAatccatataaaatattataacatatttATCATGATTCACATAAAAATGGAAATTTGCAAATCCACCAAAAATGatggatttttatttttatttttgagaatCGAATAATAAAAGTTGTACCCTTTTTTAGCTTTCCCATTAATCTCATTAATTTCAGAAATATTTTTGTCTTGTCCCACATTTATAATGTATTATTAATTTGGATATTCAATAAGTTATGAATAAGATATTAATGTAATAATCTGTTTGGTTGATAATGTCTCCTTGTTTGAGCTCATCTATTTTCATGAGATTTTgactatatatatttgtattatttatgTTCATATATGTAAATTTATCATTTTGAATTTATTTCTTCAAACAATTGCTTTGTAAGATTTTATTTTATCTCAAAGTAGTACCACTATTGTTCTGGTGTGGGAACAAAATTGCTCTTTAAATAAGTTGATTACTTATTTATAATTCAGAAGAGCTTTATGCGTTTAATGCTCTTGATCTGCCTTTAATAATGTTAGTTTGTAAAGTGTTGCTGTGGAGAACATTCTCTATCTTGGAGGACCTAATATTGCCTCAGAAGTATTTAACAATGGAGCTGAAAAATGGAGAAAACCCTTGGACAACAATGGCAATGGCACACTTTACAATCCTCATCATTGGAAAATAAGCATTGTCTGTATAGCCCTCCTAAAAATGAAATTAGTATTAATGTACTCAAAAAATGCTTTGTTGTTTAAAACTTCAGTTGTTGGTTGAATGAATTAGCTTGAACCTTACTTACACCCTGAAGAAACACATGACAGAGCCaggagtatcttataaaaaaaGACCAGAGTATGATTTTTTTTAGGAGGCCAAAACAAAGAAATAAGAAGTAATTATATAAAgaaaatactatatatatatttttcaaattttgaagGGAGCCAAGCACCCCTCCTTATACTACTAGATCATCCCTGAGCAAGTTGTTCTGGTTGAGCCCTGTCCTATTGCTTAAAATGTTCTATTTTGGTTGATgcatattttctttatttttcgaGTTTTCAAGGGTCAAATTGTATTTCTTTATGTAGTAGTGAGTCTTgtaattgtaatgtcccaaaatccctaatgagattTAATGGtcagattagtaggtcgggagggtcataattgatttattatgccattaaatgattacatgcatgtttatgtgaattatattattatatgatgataaatgcatgcatgtgggtccactttttattataagggtattttggtaatttggcacgttgagggcatatttgtatattttcatgcatgttggtgattattgatgaggccacattataatgtggatttgttcgagctatttagcatgagacgatcttttaatGCAAGTTAACAGTTTGATCATAACGGAGTTAATTTTGTGGcttggggtaatttgatgattagtacattaccatgAATTAAAggttaatgggatatgatttattgacatttgagaatattgagaataacgagaattggatggcgttaattataattaacgagataagcggggaatgacagttttgcccttggtggctgataagggttttatttaagccTAGGgatattatggtcttttgaccttaagataTATATCACTTGAGAAGTTGCAGAAACTTGTAAAAACAGagtgtcttcttcttcttctcccgttCATCTTTTCTCCTtgttttctctttgaatttttgagcttcatttgaggaatcaagctagggagttAAGCGTTGATGGTCTaaggttgtgttccaccattgaagagggttccatactAAGCTTGAGTAAGAATTCAGCCACGAAActctggttatactctgtttttctattagttttcaGCTGAGAATTTTGAAGTGGATAGTCGAGAATTCATGGaggtttttgggaaagtttgcttaggttttgatgaggttgaggtatggatgaagttttggggttaaattataggtttggatgatgtttggggttgattttggggacatgggagtgtctcagcacTGAATACAATAGAAATGCCTCTCAAGAAGGAGATTATAATAACGTCGGCATCGAATTTGTGACAGGAGTCCTAGCAAACCTTACATTACAATCCTCCCTACTAGAAAAAATTAGAGAAGGacagaaagtggatgaagcccaaatgaagcaagaggctttggtacaggaAAGTGGTAGCAGTGACTTCACGATGTCCAACGATGGATTGCTGCGAtataaggataggatttgtgtgcctgaaaatgatgagattaaggaaagtattatgaaagaggagCATACAACACCTTATTCCTTACACCCAGGgttgacgaagatgtaccaagactttaAGGCGTTGTATTAGTGACCTAGAATGAAGAGtgatattgctgagtttgttgacAGATgcttgacatgccagcaagtcaaggCGGAGCACTAAAAgccagcagggttacttcaaccgctttacgttccataatggaaatgggaagatataacAATGGAATTTGTGGTAGGGCTACCCAGGACCACAAAGcgacatgattctatttgggaaATAGTTgataggctcactaagtccgaccatttcctgccagttaagaccacatactcggcgggccaatatgcagaattgtatgtaagtgagatagtgagacttcatggagtGCCAAAGTTGATAATTTATGATCGAGGTTCAgtgttcacatcgaacttttggaagggactacagagagctatgggaacAAGGTTAAAGTTCAGCACCGTGTTTCATTCTCAGACCAATGGGCAGTTTGAGAGAACTATACCaattctagaggacatgttgagatgttgtgctatagacttttcagagtcttggaaccgataccTACCCTtaatggagttctcctataataacaattatcaatccactattgggatggGTCCCTGTGAGATGTTTTATGGGTGCAAGTGTAGATCTCATttacactgggatgaagttggggagaaacaaATTTTAGGCCCCGAGG is a window of Humulus lupulus chromosome 4, drHumLupu1.1, whole genome shotgun sequence DNA encoding:
- the LOC133831797 gene encoding acyl-CoA--sterol O-acyltransferase 1-like; protein product: MLRLEDYTIQMEGHEMNKLFKVCLIIIVSLSYCYVIGKIVSKGTKRLVSIIPILILFLLLPLNFTSINCGGISGFFISWLANFKLLLFAFGKGPLALDPPKTSLAHFIAYTCFPIEIRNYQNTLDSKGENKGHPSPKTPKQGQKWVIIYAIKGLILAILVTSVFGYKNYMHPKVILFLYSLYIYLILDLILATTTALARAVNGTELEPHFNEPYLSSSLQDFWGRRWNLMVSRVLRPTIYKPTLGFWARIIGPKWASVPAIMATFMVSGLMHELIFFYWCRVWPTWEPMLFFVLHGTCLSVEIVLKKAVGTATNDTWRVPRWISGPLTVGFVMESCFRLMFPHVLRCKTDLRLLGEYAAIGDFFKNIFTHKLPLFSH